The region AAAAAATTAGCAGACTTAAAAACGCAAACGAAATTAAATGCCCAAGGCAAAGAAAAAATGTTAAAAACCAATTTTGCGGATTTTGACGGTTGGGATCCGAGAATTCGTCTTTATTCTCTGGTGCAGATACAGCCCGGGGAAGAAGTGGAGTACCATATGCACGTGGGAGAAAGTGAAACTTTTGTGTTTTTGTCGGGCAAAGGGATTTATAATGATAACGGAACCAATGTGGATATCACTCCCGGTATGGTAAGCTTCACTCCCTCCGGTCAGGGACACGGCGTGAAAAACACCGGCGATGAAGTGCTGTCTTTGATTGCTTTGATTTTGGTGGATTAAAAAGAGCGTTCATCCAAGAAAGAGAGAACCCTATGGAATTTGGTGAAAAATTACAGGAGCTCAGAAAGAAAAAAGGATTGACTCAGGAAGAATTGGCAGACAAGCTTTATGTTTCCCGTACTGCTGTTTCCAAGTGGGAATCAGGACGTGGATACCCGAATATTGAATCCTTAAAAGCAATTGCCAAATTTTTTTCGGTGACAATTGATGTGTTGCTATCCGGTGATGAAGTTTTAACGATTGCCGAAGAAGATTGCAAACAACAAGAACATTATTTTAAAAGTCTGATATTCGGATTATTGGATATCAGTAGTATCATTTTCTTTTTTCTGCCGTTTTTCGGACAAACTGTCAACGGAAGGATTCAGGAAGTTTCGCTAATATCTTTACAGGGAATTGCACCGTATTTAAAATATATTTATGGTGTTTTGGTGATTGGTATCGTCGGATATGGAATTCTGACATTAGTGCTTCAAAATTTTCATAAGCTATTCTGGGTAAAATATAAAGATAAAATATCTCTGGTATTAAGCATTGTTGCAACACTATTATTTATTGTAAGCTCCCAACCCTACGCAGCAACTTTGATGTTTATCTTTCTGATTCTAAAGGCATTTATGCTGATAAAACGCTAATGACACGAAACGTATCAAACCTGTGACAAAGCGTTTCTTGCTATTTTTGGTACCTTCTTATAAACTGTGTTTTGACGAACGTCAAATTCAAAAAAGGAAGGTATTAGAAAATGAAAAAAATGAACAGAAAACACAAAAATTATTTGTGCATCAGTGCGGGCTTACTGCTGCTGTTTCTTATTTGGACGGTTGCACTTTGCTTTGTTGATGTGTGCCAAATCGGACCAAAGGGGACAAGCGTCGGCTTTGCAACGGTGAATCAGGCTGTTCACGACCTCACAGGAGTACATTTGTGGCTATATGTTTTAACAGACTGGTTGGGACTTGTGCCTGTGTTTTTGATGATGGGATTTGGCTTGCTTGGATTGATACAATGGACGAAAAGAAAAAAACTTTTGAAAGTGGATGCCGACATTTTGGTGCTTGGTATTTTTTATGTGATTGTGTTGGCGTTGTATCTTTTCTTTGAAGCATTCATTATCAATTACAGACCGATTCTTATCAACAATTATCTGGAAGCATCCTATCCCTCGTCCACAACTTTATTGGTGTTGTGTGTGATGCCCACGGCGATACTGCAGTTTCATCAGCGTATCAGAAGTGTGGCACTAAGATGGTGGGTGAACGGTTTTCTTGTTGCCTTTACCGTGTTTATGGTATTGGGAAGACTAGTCTCGGGCGTGCATTGGCTTTCTGATATTATTGGGGGTGCAATGCTTAGCGGCGGTTTGGTAATGCTTTATGTATTTGTGTGTTTGAAAGGAGATTAAAAATGAGTAAACCGGTGAATGAAGAACTTTTGCGTTCCGGCAAAATCTTGTTATATTTAAAAGACCAATTTTTAAAAAATCGAAGCAAAGAAACCTTGTTTCCATTATTAAACTGCTTGAGAGATTCCAAAGTGATTGTTCCGGTCAGTATGATGATGAGTAAAAAAGATGCAGAAAAATTCGAAAATTCCAAAGCAGGAGACAAAGTAACCGCATCTGATCCCATCCGATTCAGACCGGATATCTTAAAAAAGGGAGAAAAATGCTTTTTACCGATTTTCTCTAATAAAGAACAGATTCCCAAGGATTACAGAGAAAATTTTTCCACAATTTCCGTGACGGTTCTGCAATGCCTTGAAATGGCGAAAAAGAATGAGAAAATTTGCGGTTTGGTATTGGATGCCTATACCAAACCTGTGGTTTTAGAATATCCTGTGGCAGACTTGATTCCAAAATTTAAAAGCAAATTGCAATAAGTATTGATCCTATGAAAAATGAAACGATTCAAAAAGATTTGCTTTTGATGGGAGAAGAAAGCTACCGTGAGTTCAGTGCAAAACTGATGCCCACGGTGGAGAAAGAAACCGTTATCGGCATCCGTGTTCCCATTTTGCGAGCATATGCAAAAAGTTTGGAAGATTACGAAACTTTTTTTAAAAATCTTCCTCATCGGTATTTTGAAGAAAACAACCTCCACGCTTTTTTGATAGAACGGGAACGTGATTTTGATTGTTGTATCAAAAAACTGGAAGCGTTTTTACCCTATGTGAATAACTGGGCAACTTGCGACGGGATGAATCCCAAGGTGCTGAAAAAAGAGCCTGAAAAGCTCCTTCTGTATATCCAAAAATGGATTACTTCTAAAGAAACCTATATCGTTCGTTATGCCATTAATTTACTGATGAGCTACTACTTGGACGAACATTTTCAACTCGAATACTTAAAAATGGTATGTAATGTTCAATCCGATGAATATTACATCAATATGATGCGTGCTTGGTATTTTGCCACCGCGCTGGCCAAGCAGTATGAGGCAACGTTGCCATACCTGCAAAATCATCTGTTGGATGAATGGACACACAATAAAACCATCCAAAAAGCAGTGGAAAGCTATCGGATTTCCAATGAGCAAAAAACGTATTTCAGAACATTAAGAAGAAAAGGTGGGAAGTCCCTATGAAAAAATTGTTGTGTTTACGGTGCGAAACCCAAATGCAATACAGCGGAACCAGAAAAATTCAGTTGGGTGAAACCGGCTGGGTGCTTGGGGATTTGCCCAATTTATTGGCAGGGTCGATGGAAGTGGATATCTATTCCTGTCCCCAATGCGGAAAAATTGAATTTTATCATAGCGAACAGACAGAAAGCGGAATTGCTAAAATTCGGTGTCCTAAGTGCGGTCAGAAGCACGAGTGTGACGATCCCAAATGTCCTTTCTGCGGACACCGTTATTAAAAATTGTAAAGGAATTACATCATGTCATACATCTTAAGCGGACTTGGACTGGCGGTGCTGATTGTGGCATCGTTAATCAAAGGTGAAACTATCAAAAAAACATTATACCTGGTGTTGGCAGGAAATCTTTTAGTGGCAACCAGTTATTTGTTTACCGATAACGGGATAAATGGTGCGGTTTCCAGCTATATCGGAAGCATTCAGGCACTCATTAACCTTTTTTACGCCAAAAAGAACAAAAATATTCCCGTATGGTTGCTTGTGATTTATGCCCTATCTTTTATTGCGGCAAACTTTGCAGTGCTGGAGAATGCAATCGGTGTGATTGCGTTACTTGCCACTCTTTGCTTTGTGGGATGTGTGTCTTCCAAAACGGGGAAGGGATACCGCATCTGGCAGGCGGCAAATAACCTGCTTTGGATTTTGTATGATATTTTGTCGGCATCGTATGGACCGCTTGTGACTCACACCGTATTATGTGTTTTTACAGTAGCGGGAATTTTATGGAATGATTGCAGAAAAACAAAAAAGGAGATTCTATAATATGAAAATCTATATTGTCCGTCACGGCGACCCCGATTATTCTATTGATTCCTTAACCGAAAAAGGTTGGCGGGAAGCTGAATTACTGTCTGAGCGCATGAAAAATACGCCCATAGACGATTTTTACTGTTCTCCTTTGGGCAGAGCAAAAGATACATTGAAACCGACCATTGAAAAAACGGGCAAAACTTTTGAAATTTTGTCTTGGTTACGTGAATTTGAAGGCAGAAAAGAGGGAAGTATTCCAGGGCATAGCAGAGTAACCTGGGACATACCGCCGTCCTTATGGTGCAATGAGCCTAAGTTTTACACCTTTGACAAATGGCAGGAAACTCCCTGGATGACAGAAAGCACTGCACCCTCAGCATATCCAGAAGTAAAAGAGGGAATTGACGAACTTTTGTCTCGTTACGGTTGGATTCGTGAGGGAATGGTGTACCGTGGCGGAGAAGACAAATCCATCGCACTCTTCTGTCATTTTGGTTTGGGTAGTCTTCTGATGGCGTATCTGTTGGGAATTCCGCCTGTGGTGGCGCAAAACAGTTTCTTTCTGGCACCCACCTCGGTGACCACATTGGTTAGTGAAACTGACGGAGAAGGGTACTCCCATTTTCGTGCTACAGGAGTGGGAGATATTTCTCATTTGTATATGGGCGGGGAACCCATGTCGGAATCAGGTCTCTATCCCAACTTTGGAAAATAGACAAAAGAAGGAGCAAAGGAGCAAAGAAAATGAAAATATCAGTATTAGATGTAAAAACCTTAGGCAATGATTTAGACTTTTCTGGGATTCATAAGCTCGGTGATGTTACCGTATATGATTTGACCACCCAGGAGCAGGCAATTGAAAGAATCGCCGATGCCGAAGTGTTGATTTTAAATAAGGTAAAACTTACAAAAGAAAATCTTCCTTTTGCAAAAAAACTGAAACTGGTTTGTATTACCGCTACAGGCTTTGACAATGTGGATTTAGACTATTGCAAAGAACACGGCATTGCCGTTTGTAACGTGGTGGGATATTCCACCGACAGCGTGGTGCAGTTAACCGTGTCGATGGCGTTTTCTTTGGCAACCAAACTGCTTACCTATGATAAGTTTGTGAAATCAGGCGACTATACTAATTGTGGTGTGTTCAATCGTGTGGAACCTGTGTTTCGTGAAATGTCTGCACTCACCTGGGGTGTGGTTGGATTAGGAAGTATTGGCGGCAAAGTGGCAAGTATTGCCAAAACAATGGGTTGCCGTGTGTTGGCATATAAACGCACACCCGTGGAAGAATATGAATGTGTGGATATGGATACTTTATGTAAGGAAAGTGACATCATCACTGTGCATACCCCTTTAAATGACGGCACCTATCATCTGATTAACGAAAAACGTCTGTCTCAGATGAAAGACGGTGTGGTATTGGTGAATGTTGCCCGTGGTGCGGTGTTTGATGAAGAAGCGGTAACCAATGCAGTGTTAAACGGAAAAATCGGCGGACTTGGGGTAGATGTGTATTCTACCGAACCAATGCAACAAGACAGCCCCTATCAAAAGCTTTTAAACCGTGACGATGTCATTTTTACGCCTCATATGGCGTGGGGAGCATACGATGCCCGTCAGCGTTGTATTGACGAAATTGAAGCAAATATCAAAAGTTTTACAGAGGGCGGCAAAAGAAGCCGTTTGGTATAGTTTGACATACAAAAAAGCTCGGTTTATGGCAAATTGTACGAAAAAACAGATTTGATTTATGTAAATTTTGTTTTCTATTGACAAATAATATGAAAAGTGGTATAATATACGGTAGTATCGGTAGATGCTACCGTATATTTATTGTTAAAAAATATGAAATAAATTTTTTGCTTTTTGTATTCTTTTGTTGAATAGACATTAATAAGAGAATCAATTTCAAAAAACAAGCA is a window of Oscillospiraceae bacterium DNA encoding:
- a CDS encoding helix-turn-helix transcriptional regulator, with translation MEFGEKLQELRKKKGLTQEELADKLYVSRTAVSKWESGRGYPNIESLKAIAKFFSVTIDVLLSGDEVLTIAEEDCKQQEHYFKSLIFGLLDISSIIFFFLPFFGQTVNGRIQEVSLISLQGIAPYLKYIYGVLVIGIVGYGILTLVLQNFHKLFWVKYKDKISLVLSIVATLLFIVSSQPYAATLMFIFLILKAFMLIKR
- a CDS encoding DNA alkylation repair protein — encoded protein: MKNETIQKDLLLMGEESYREFSAKLMPTVEKETVIGIRVPILRAYAKSLEDYETFFKNLPHRYFEENNLHAFLIERERDFDCCIKKLEAFLPYVNNWATCDGMNPKVLKKEPEKLLLYIQKWITSKETYIVRYAINLLMSYYLDEHFQLEYLKMVCNVQSDEYYINMMRAWYFATALAKQYEATLPYLQNHLLDEWTHNKTIQKAVESYRISNEQKTYFRTLRRKGGKSL
- a CDS encoding SseB family protein codes for the protein MSKPVNEELLRSGKILLYLKDQFLKNRSKETLFPLLNCLRDSKVIVPVSMMMSKKDAEKFENSKAGDKVTASDPIRFRPDILKKGEKCFLPIFSNKEQIPKDYRENFSTISVTVLQCLEMAKKNEKICGLVLDAYTKPVVLEYPVADLIPKFKSKLQ
- a CDS encoding YgjV family protein translates to MSYILSGLGLAVLIVASLIKGETIKKTLYLVLAGNLLVATSYLFTDNGINGAVSSYIGSIQALINLFYAKKNKNIPVWLLVIYALSFIAANFAVLENAIGVIALLATLCFVGCVSSKTGKGYRIWQAANNLLWILYDILSASYGPLVTHTVLCVFTVAGILWNDCRKTKKEIL
- a CDS encoding hydroxyacid dehydrogenase (Involved in the metabolism of aromatic amino acids) is translated as MKISVLDVKTLGNDLDFSGIHKLGDVTVYDLTTQEQAIERIADAEVLILNKVKLTKENLPFAKKLKLVCITATGFDNVDLDYCKEHGIAVCNVVGYSTDSVVQLTVSMAFSLATKLLTYDKFVKSGDYTNCGVFNRVEPVFREMSALTWGVVGLGSIGGKVASIAKTMGCRVLAYKRTPVEEYECVDMDTLCKESDIITVHTPLNDGTYHLINEKRLSQMKDGVVLVNVARGAVFDEEAVTNAVLNGKIGGLGVDVYSTEPMQQDSPYQKLLNRDDVIFTPHMAWGAYDARQRCIDEIEANIKSFTEGGKRSRLV
- a CDS encoding cupin domain-containing protein produces the protein MYKKLADLKTQTKLNAQGKEKMLKTNFADFDGWDPRIRLYSLVQIQPGEEVEYHMHVGESETFVFLSGKGIYNDNGTNVDITPGMVSFTPSGQGHGVKNTGDEVLSLIALILVD
- a CDS encoding histidine phosphatase family protein, whose amino-acid sequence is MIAEKQKRRFYNMKIYIVRHGDPDYSIDSLTEKGWREAELLSERMKNTPIDDFYCSPLGRAKDTLKPTIEKTGKTFEILSWLREFEGRKEGSIPGHSRVTWDIPPSLWCNEPKFYTFDKWQETPWMTESTAPSAYPEVKEGIDELLSRYGWIREGMVYRGGEDKSIALFCHFGLGSLLMAYLLGIPPVVAQNSFFLAPTSVTTLVSETDGEGYSHFRATGVGDISHLYMGGEPMSESGLYPNFGK
- a CDS encoding phosphatase PAP2 family protein, translating into MNRKHKNYLCISAGLLLLFLIWTVALCFVDVCQIGPKGTSVGFATVNQAVHDLTGVHLWLYVLTDWLGLVPVFLMMGFGLLGLIQWTKRKKLLKVDADILVLGIFYVIVLALYLFFEAFIINYRPILINNYLEASYPSSTTLLVLCVMPTAILQFHQRIRSVALRWWVNGFLVAFTVFMVLGRLVSGVHWLSDIIGGAMLSGGLVMLYVFVCLKGD